A single window of Hemibagrus wyckioides isolate EC202008001 linkage group LG28, SWU_Hwy_1.0, whole genome shotgun sequence DNA harbors:
- the rnf170 gene encoding E3 ubiquitin-protein ligase RNF170, with protein MENPNCPDANPSIPDEHSLIEGVSDPVLFVVILCVTFLAGLATLLCRNEQQRIHPENQEHVRAVRQQLQTEQEAASQTPRHQYYSDMSCPVCLQQAVLPVETNCGHLFCGSCIIAYWRYGTWLGAISCPICRQIVTLLFPLFRGTEQSAQTQDGQPDADLILNDVNDYNRRFSGQPRSLLDRLRDVPTLLRHAFREMFSVGGLFWMFRIRILLCLVGALTYLASPLDFIPEALFGLLGFMDDFFVILLLFIYISIMYREVVTQRLAG; from the exons ATGGAAAACCCCAACTGTCCGGATGCAAATCCTTCCATCCCAGATGAGCACTCTCTTATCGAAGGGGTCAGTGACCCAGTGCTGTTTGTGGTCATCTTGTGTGTGACATTCCTGGCTGGTCTGGCCACACTGCTGTGcag gaatgAGCAGCAGAGGATCCACCCTGAGAATCAAGAGCATGTGCGAGCAGTTCGACAGCAGCTACAGACTGAGCAG gaagCAGCATCACAAACACCGAGACATCAGTACTACTCAGACATGTCCTGTCCGGTGTGTCTCCAGCAGGCCGTTCTCCCCGTAGAGACTAACTGTGGTCATCTGTTCTGTG GTTCCTGTATTATTGCCTACTGGCGCTATGGCACGTGGCTCGGAGCCATCAGCTGCCCCATCTGCAGACAAATA GTGACCCTGCTGTTCCCGCTTTTCCGTGGGACGGAGCAGAGCGCTCAGACGCAGGACGGACAGCCGGACGCCGACCTGATCCTCAATGACGTCAACGATTATAACCGCAGGTTCTCAGGGCAGCCCAGATCT CTCCTGGACCGTCTGCGTGACGTCCCCACTCTCCTCCGCCACGCCTTCAGGGAGATGTTCTCGGTCGGCGGACTCTTCTGGATGTTCCGGATCCGGATCCTGCTGTGCCTGGTGGGGGCGCTGACCTACCTGGCCTCTCCGCTCGACTTCATCCCCGAGGCTCTGTTCGGCTTGCTCGGCTTCATGGACGACTTCTTcgtcatcctcctcctcttcatctacatctccatcatGTACAGGGAGGTGGTGACACAGAGGCTGGCCGGCTGA